The sequence CGCCGCCGACGCCTCGGGGGTCAAGTGGGGGGTCTTTCGCTACACCCGGGACCAGGAGTTCCTGGCCCGGGACGTGGTGCGCTACATCGGCGAGGAGATCGCGGCGGTGGCGGCCGAGACCGAGGAGCTGGCCCGGGAGGCGGTGGCCCGGATCGAGGTCGAGTACGAGGTCCTGCCCGCGGTCTTCGATCCCCTCTCGGCCATGGCACCCGGCGCGCCCCGGGTGCACGAGCACGCGGAGCGCAACGTCAACATCCACGTGCCCATCCACGTGGGCGACGTGGAGGCGGCCCTGGCCGCCTGCGACTACGTGCACACCGAGCGCACCGAGAGCGAAGAGGAGAGCTACTTCATGACCGAGCCCTACGCGGTGGTCGCCCACTGCGACCGCCAGGGCACGGTCGAGGTGTGGATGCCCAACGCGAGCCCCCACACCAAGGCCAAGGGGCTCGCCAACGCGCTGGAGCTCCCGGTCTCCAAGGTGCACGTGCGCCACGTGGCCGTGGGGGGCGCCTTCGGGGGCCGCAGCGACATGTTCCCCGGGGAGTACATCGCGGCGCTCCTCTCCCGCAAGACCCGGCGGCCGGTGAAGCTCGTCTACACCCGGGAGGAGAACTCCATCGCCATCCGCCAGGGCCACTCCATGGTGGTGGAGAGCACCTTCGGGTTCGGCAAGGACGGCACCCTCCAGGCCGCCGACGTCACCGCCTACATGGACGGGGGCGCCTACTCCTCCACCGGCCCCATCGCCACCAGCGTGCCCTTCCTGTGCTTCGAGCAGACCTACCGGGTGCCCAACGTCCGCTACAACGGCTACCGGGTCTATACCAACAAGCCCATCCGGGGGATGATCCGCACCCACGGCCGGGCCTGGGCGTGCAACGTGGACATGCAGCTCGACCTGGCGGCCCGGGCCCTGGGCCTGGACCCCATCGAGATCCGCCGGAAGAACGCCCTCCACGGGGGGGAGTACACCCCCACCCGGAGCTACATCCCGGTGATGGCGAGCGGCGAGACCATCGACGCCGTGGCCGAGGCGAGCCGCTTCCGGGACAAGTGGGGCAAGCTCCCCCCCTGGCACGGCATCGGCGTGGGGTGCGTGAGTGTGATGAGCGGCTTCCCCATGGGCATCCGGGGAGGCTCCGCGGCCATGATCAAGTTCGACGAGGACGGGGGGGCGACCCTGATTTCGGGAGTGGTGGACAACGGCCAGGGCAACGAGGGGGTGGTGCTCCAGATCGCGGCCGAGGCCCTGGGCATCCCGGTGGACCAGATCCAGCTCACCGCCTCCGACACCGAGGTGACCCCCATCGACCAGGGGGCCTACTCCCAGGCCACCACCCTGGTGAGCGGCAACGCCGTGCGCCTGGCCTGCGAGGACGCCCGCCGCCAGCTCCTGGAGATCGCCGCCGAGGCCATGGAGGCGAGCGCCGCGGACCTTGACATCGAAGACGGGAAGATCTTCGTCGTGGGCTCCCCCTCCCGGGCCATGCCCGTGGCCAAGGCCATCCGCACCGGGCTCCTCCAGGGCAAGGCAGTGCTCGGCCAGGGGAGCTTCGGGCCCAACGTGGACCAGACCCGGGAATGGATCACCAACCCCCAGGGCCAGCTCGCCGCGGCGTTCAGCTACGGGAGCGCGGTGGTGGAGGTGGCGGTGGACCCGGAGACCGGGCTGGTGGACGTCCTGGACGTATGGGTGGCCCACGACTGCGGCCGGGCCATCAACCCCGCCGAAGTGGAGGGGCAGATGGAGGCCGGGGTGGCCATGGGCGGCCACGGGGGTATCCTGCTCGAGGCGTGCCGGTGGCACCGGGGGGCGAACCTGAACACCGGCTTCCTGGACTACAAGGTGCCCCTGGCCCCGGACATGCCGCCGATCCACAACACGATCATCGAGTCCGAAGACCCGGTGGGGCCCTTCGGCGCCAAGGAGGGCGGGCTCTCCATCTCCATGTGCACCGCCCAGGCTTACACCAACGCCATCGCCGACGCCATCGGGACCTTCGTCCGGGAGTTCCCCTACACCCCGGACCGCATCCTGGCAGCGATCGAGGAGAGACGAACGTCGACAGGATGACAGGATGAGCAGGATGGAGAGGACAAGACCAA comes from Thermodesulfobacteriota bacterium and encodes:
- a CDS encoding xanthine dehydrogenase family protein molybdopterin-binding subunit, yielding MKPGRTIGKSLPRRDARLKATGEARYTADVSLPYMLHAAVLRSPHPHARILKLDATPALALPGVKAVVTAADASGVKWGVFRYTRDQEFLARDVVRYIGEEIAAVAAETEELAREAVARIEVEYEVLPAVFDPLSAMAPGAPRVHEHAERNVNIHVPIHVGDVEAALAACDYVHTERTESEEESYFMTEPYAVVAHCDRQGTVEVWMPNASPHTKAKGLANALELPVSKVHVRHVAVGGAFGGRSDMFPGEYIAALLSRKTRRPVKLVYTREENSIAIRQGHSMVVESTFGFGKDGTLQAADVTAYMDGGAYSSTGPIATSVPFLCFEQTYRVPNVRYNGYRVYTNKPIRGMIRTHGRAWACNVDMQLDLAARALGLDPIEIRRKNALHGGEYTPTRSYIPVMASGETIDAVAEASRFRDKWGKLPPWHGIGVGCVSVMSGFPMGIRGGSAAMIKFDEDGGATLISGVVDNGQGNEGVVLQIAAEALGIPVDQIQLTASDTEVTPIDQGAYSQATTLVSGNAVRLACEDARRQLLEIAAEAMEASAADLDIEDGKIFVVGSPSRAMPVAKAIRTGLLQGKAVLGQGSFGPNVDQTREWITNPQGQLAAAFSYGSAVVEVAVDPETGLVDVLDVWVAHDCGRAINPAEVEGQMEAGVAMGGHGGILLEACRWHRGANLNTGFLDYKVPLAPDMPPIHNTIIESEDPVGPFGAKEGGLSISMCTAQAYTNAIADAIGTFVREFPYTPDRILAAIEERRTSTG